The following are from one region of the Methanobrevibacter wolinii SH genome:
- a CDS encoding DUF308 domain-containing protein yields MKNELISIISIILGIILIIFPTFNYINSNTAIIGLSLLLMTVYLFIIGISESEYDTLKSILNTVIGFILLIISISIMFNPNLIASIIGIKEYITGIFLIIIGLISLIGNRDNKYGFYSGIIGIILGLIYIVIVVINLSNPILLGFLVGIWLLICGVLNFLNRY; encoded by the coding sequence ATGAAAAATGAACTTATAAGTATTATATCAATTATTCTTGGAATTATCCTGATTATATTTCCAACATTTAATTACATTAATTCCAATACTGCAATAATTGGATTATCCTTATTATTAATGACAGTTTATTTATTTATAATTGGAATTTCTGAATCAGAATATGATACCTTAAAGAGTATCTTAAATACAGTAATAGGATTTATATTATTAATCATAAGTATTTCAATAATGTTTAACCCAAATTTAATAGCTTCTATTATAGGAATTAAAGAATATATTACTGGAATATTTCTAATTATAATTGGTTTAATTTCACTTATTGGAAATAGAGATAATAAATATGGGTTTTATAGTGGAATTATTGGAATCATATTAGGTTTAATATACATTGTTATTGTAGTAATAAACTTATCAAATCCTATATTACTTGGATTTTTAGTAGGAATATGGTTACTTATCTGTGGAGTTTTAAACTTCTTAAATAGATACTAA
- a CDS encoding NAD(P)-binding domain-containing protein, producing the protein MIVGFIGFGEVSSTLSNILSKNGVKTVTVVKGRSNKTQELAIKSNVQILDSYETLIKGSDIIISANSPFNAFKVAEKYADFIDDNIYIDLNNVSPDTTIKIANLFEKEQAIIEEDSKHKFFSKNIEKDLRNSFVDGAIIGKVSNNPPLILLSGSKAEDLAILNNYGLNVMVVSKIPGDVSTLKTLRSIYTKGVSALLMETVEIAKSFDLESQLFEILSMTEGEKFESKAKSRISNSYKNSKRKSEEIEEILNFLRNRFPNKKFIMTNASNKKFHSIKK; encoded by the coding sequence ATGATTGTAGGATTTATAGGATTTGGGGAAGTTTCATCAACACTATCAAATATATTATCAAAAAATGGTGTAAAAACAGTTACAGTTGTTAAAGGAAGAAGTAATAAAACTCAAGAATTAGCAATTAAATCTAATGTTCAAATTTTAGATTCTTATGAAACATTAATAAAAGGTTCAGATATTATTATTTCTGCAAATTCTCCATTTAATGCATTTAAAGTTGCAGAAAAATATGCTGATTTCATAGATGATAATATTTATATAGATTTAAATAATGTTTCTCCAGATACAACAATTAAAATAGCAAATTTGTTTGAAAAAGAACAAGCTATAATTGAAGAAGATTCAAAACATAAATTCTTTTCAAAAAATATTGAGAAAGATTTAAGAAATTCCTTTGTTGATGGAGCAATAATTGGTAAAGTTTCAAATAATCCTCCATTAATTTTATTATCTGGTTCAAAAGCTGAAGATCTTGCAATATTAAATAATTATGGTTTAAATGTTATGGTTGTAAGTAAAATTCCAGGTGATGTTTCAACTTTAAAAACATTAAGAAGTATATATACAAAAGGAGTCTCTGCATTATTAATGGAAACTGTTGAAATTGCTAAATCTTTTGATTTAGAAAGTCAATTATTTGAAATTTTATCTATGACTGAAGGTGAAAAATTTGAATCTAAAGCTAAATCTAGGATAAGTAATTCTTATAAGAATTCTAAGAGAAAATCTGAAGAAATTGAGGAAATTTTAAATTTTTTAAGAAATAGGTTTCCAAATAAAAAATTTATAATGACAAATGCATCTAATAAAAAATTTCATTCAATTAAAAAATAG
- a CDS encoding damage-control phosphatase ARMT1 family protein, producing the protein MKVHYECAPCFLRQAREAMDLITDDDNLKVSLMEDVFELLSKEYYVGANSNYLGSKIHRLIKNKTNSFDPYKTQKVLSNEMALEFLPEAKKVLDGSLESYVKISIIGNMIDFGAFQLDEDIKALMENALDNDLKINDVDKLEDALKKYDNVLYLVDNTGEIVFDKLLLEKIKEYDINITLAVKEKPIVNDACMEDAIEVGLDEYADIVSTGEDTVGLVYCELSNEFKEIFDNSDFIISKGLGNFEGLTEIDLSDKDVFYLACAKCPATAKMINVNVNDMFLLKN; encoded by the coding sequence ATTAAAGTTCATTATGAATGTGCACCTTGTTTTTTACGTCAAGCAAGAGAGGCAATGGATTTAATAACTGATGATGATAATTTAAAAGTATCATTAATGGAAGATGTTTTTGAATTATTGTCTAAAGAATATTATGTTGGAGCAAATTCTAATTATTTAGGTTCTAAAATACATAGATTAATTAAAAATAAGACTAATTCTTTTGATCCATATAAAACACAGAAGGTATTGTCAAATGAAATGGCATTGGAATTTTTACCTGAAGCTAAAAAGGTATTAGATGGTTCACTTGAATCATATGTTAAAATATCTATTATTGGAAATATGATAGATTTTGGTGCTTTTCAATTAGATGAAGATATTAAAGCATTAATGGAAAATGCATTAGATAATGATTTAAAAATTAATGATGTTGATAAATTAGAAGATGCATTAAAAAAATATGATAATGTTTTATATTTAGTGGATAATACTGGAGAAATTGTTTTTGATAAATTACTTCTTGAAAAAATAAAAGAATATGATATTAATATTACACTTGCAGTTAAAGAAAAACCTATTGTAAATGATGCATGTATGGAAGATGCAATTGAAGTTGGTCTTGATGAATATGCAGATATTGTAAGTACTGGTGAAGATACTGTAGGATTAGTATATTGTGAATTATCTAATGAGTTTAAAGAAATATTTGATAATTCTGATTTTATAATATCTAAAGGTTTAGGTAATTTTGAGGGCTTAACAGAAATTGATTTATCTGATAAAGATGTATTTTATTTAGCATGCGCTAAATGTCCAGCTACTGCTAAAATGATTAATGTAAATGTTAATGACATGTTTTTATTAAAGAATTAA
- the thiS gene encoding sulfur carrier protein ThiS, producing MSFTVIFQNKEETKDFKEGLTIQDVLDDLDLSSETVVPKQNGDIVVEDTEIQDGDEIKLIQIIYGG from the coding sequence ATGAGTTTTACTGTAATATTTCAAAATAAAGAAGAAACTAAAGATTTTAAAGAAGGTTTAACTATTCAAGATGTTTTAGATGATTTAGATTTATCTTCAGAAACTGTTGTTCCTAAACAAAATGGCGATATTGTTGTAGAGGATACTGAAATTCAAGATGGAGATGAAATTAAATTAATCCAAATTATTTATGGTGGTTAA
- a CDS encoding TIGR00269 family protein, protein MVVCTKCGNPKVVITRKQSGQSLCNDCFIKSIEKKVQKTIRRENLIEKGDKVMVALSGGKDSVVTLDILNSYRKRHVIDLCAVTIDEGIKGYRDEGVRIAVNHAKRLGIEHEVVSFKDCFNIDLDEIMKIDNHRGSCTYCGVFRRWIINRQARKFGATKIATGHNLDDESEAILMNYLEGNINNLSSLGAITSSKSPKFTPKIKPLREIPEKEVGLYALCKGLEIHLAGCPYAQESFRMEVANILKDLSKNHPTIMYSTLKGYDKLKPLVKENYAPNYHDGDCEICGEPSSNKLCRACTFLKELGKKVNI, encoded by the coding sequence ATGGTAGTATGTACAAAATGTGGGAATCCAAAAGTTGTTATCACACGTAAACAATCTGGTCAATCATTATGTAATGATTGTTTTATAAAGAGTATTGAGAAGAAAGTACAAAAAACAATAAGACGTGAAAATCTAATAGAAAAAGGAGATAAGGTAATGGTTGCATTATCTGGTGGTAAGGATAGTGTAGTTACTTTGGATATTTTAAATTCTTATCGTAAAAGACATGTAATTGATTTATGTGCTGTTACAATTGATGAAGGAATTAAAGGTTACAGAGATGAAGGAGTAAGAATTGCAGTAAATCATGCTAAACGTCTTGGAATTGAACATGAAGTTGTATCATTTAAAGATTGTTTTAATATAGATCTTGATGAAATTATGAAAATTGATAATCATCGTGGATCTTGTACTTATTGTGGTGTTTTTAGACGTTGGATTATTAATCGTCAAGCTAGAAAATTTGGAGCAACTAAAATTGCAACAGGTCATAATTTAGATGATGAGTCTGAAGCTATTTTAATGAATTATTTAGAAGGAAATATCAATAATTTATCTTCTCTTGGTGCTATTACTAGTTCAAAAAGCCCTAAATTTACTCCTAAAATTAAACCATTAAGAGAAATTCCTGAAAAAGAAGTAGGTTTATATGCTCTTTGTAAAGGTTTAGAGATTCATTTAGCAGGATGTCCTTATGCTCAAGAGTCTTTTAGAATGGAAGTAGCTAATATTCTTAAAGATTTAAGTAAAAATCATCCAACTATTATGTACTCTACATTAAAAGGTTATGATAAACTTAAACCTCTTGTTAAAGAAAATTATGCTCCAAATTATCATGATGGTGATTGTGAAATTTGTGGTGAACCTTCTTCTAATAAATTATGTAGGGCTTGTACTTTTTTAAAAGAATTAGGTAAAAAAGTTAATATTTAA
- a CDS encoding vWA domain-containing protein, with product MVDINRIVNLSNDLRSNGVNVSVRTTQTAFDTCDLLEGSDRKVLKSALKSVYVKNKYDIPKFNKAFEETFALKPAKEEVEKVNPNKVAKNNFNHSNKMRIKKIPKNAKSKKKNNNDLKNKSLEELMGAPPMVESDENLEKDAELLNKDLTKLNDFDPRMLELCQELGRRIANKRSRRKSKSNTNKIDIRKTIRTNLKYGGTTLDLIKAKPRPRRNQHLFLDDISGSCEWISSWFFMLMYSCQSSFKDSRTFEFDNKTIETTDALKSKYLLESFVSIRDMRMKNAMVHGTSNMYSAFKSFMRQVKISNKTYIIILSDCRDWAGPKVDGIPASVDLVRKMAHDAKKVIILNPEDRYKWDVVDSCVSLYRDAGAQVYEVNTLNQLADFVANMN from the coding sequence GATTTAAGAAGTAATGGAGTAAATGTTAGTGTTCGTACTACTCAAACTGCATTTGATACATGTGATTTATTAGAAGGTTCTGATAGGAAAGTATTAAAAAGTGCTCTTAAATCGGTTTATGTTAAAAATAAATATGACATTCCTAAATTTAATAAAGCATTTGAAGAAACTTTTGCTTTAAAACCTGCTAAAGAAGAGGTTGAAAAAGTTAATCCTAATAAAGTTGCTAAAAATAATTTTAATCATAGTAATAAAATGAGGATTAAAAAAATTCCTAAAAATGCTAAATCTAAGAAGAAAAATAATAATGACTTGAAAAATAAATCTCTTGAGGAACTTATGGGTGCACCACCTATGGTTGAATCTGATGAAAATCTTGAAAAAGATGCAGAATTATTAAATAAAGATTTAACAAAGCTTAATGATTTTGATCCTCGTATGTTAGAATTATGTCAAGAATTAGGTAGACGTATTGCTAATAAACGTTCAAGACGTAAAAGTAAATCAAATACTAATAAAATTGATATTAGAAAAACTATTCGTACTAACCTTAAATATGGTGGTACAACTTTAGATTTAATTAAAGCTAAACCTCGTCCTCGTAGAAATCAACATTTATTCTTAGATGATATAAGTGGTTCTTGTGAATGGATTAGTAGTTGGTTTTTCATGTTAATGTATTCTTGTCAATCTTCATTTAAAGATTCAAGAACATTTGAATTTGATAATAAGACTATTGAAACAACTGATGCTTTAAAATCTAAGTATTTATTAGAATCTTTTGTATCAATTAGAGATATGCGTATGAAAAATGCTATGGTTCATGGAACATCTAATATGTATTCTGCATTTAAATCATTTATGCGTCAGGTAAAAATATCAAATAAAACTTATATTATTATTCTCTCAGATTGTAGAGATTGGGCAGGTCCTAAGGTTGATGGTATTCCTGCAAGTGTAGATTTAGTAAGAAAGATGGCTCATGATGCTAAAAAGGTTATTATTTTAAATCCTGAAGATAGGTATAAATGGGATGTTGTAGATAGTTGTGTTTCATTATATCGAGATGCAGGTGCTCAAGTATATGAAGTTAATACATTAAATCAGCTTGCTGATTTTGTAGCAAATATGAATTAA